Proteins encoded in a region of the Zea mays cultivar B73 chromosome 2, Zm-B73-REFERENCE-NAM-5.0, whole genome shotgun sequence genome:
- the LOC100272317 gene encoding cleavage stimulating factor 64-like, protein MAAAPVGAQNRCVFVGNIPYDATEEQLVQICEEVGPVVSFRLVIDKETGKPKGYGFCEYKDEETALSARRNLQGYEINGRQLRVDFAENGRNTDRNREKGRGGPGMTSNVDSQKQLAGTSVVGEANLHQPVGLPPAIHAASVMAGVLGGAQTANVQNGLPVQYGLGNDPLTHYLARMSRHQLHEVMVELKFLATQNKEQSKTLLQGIPQLPKALFQAQIMLGMVTPQMMHMAKSQQPSGSLSQSSSHLNEPYPQTDAMIPLVSRPSSLPTNIPPNPTVLQEQTATLHSIPQHQHASQPLVKMFPHGHQSGIAAQSPMLHQPLDGSSSVPTQSLVTSVGLTSQVQLPLVPQHPGPSVMPTSVPQLPLTHPHLAQVAVAPETLPNEISTLAEFTHPSKLRKLEDGTSVPGIVNSSHAVYTVPLQAVGPSGPSGSYSAGSVSLQQPGNEEQLTPDVESALLQQVLQLTPEQLSSLPPEQQQQVIELQKMLSVSK, encoded by the exons ATGGCCGCTGCTCCCGTGGGCGCTCAGAATCGCTGCGTCTTCG TTGGCAACATACCATACGATGCGACAGAGGAGCAGCTCGTGCAGATTTGCGAAGAGGTTGGCCCAGTCGTATCCTTCAG GTTGGTGATTGACAAAGAGACTGGCAAGCCAAAAGGTTATGGCTTTTGCGAGTACAAGGACGAGGAAACTGCTCTAAGTGCACGGCGGAACCTTCAGGGTTACGAGATCAATGGTCGTCAGttacgggttgattttgctgaaaATGGGAGGAACACTGACAGAAATAGAGAAAAG GGTCGTGGAGGGCCAGGGATGACATCTAATGTTG ATAGTCAGAAACAGTTAGCTGGAACTTCTGTTGTTGGAGAGGCAAACCTTCACCAGCCTGTTGGTCTCCCACCAGCAATACATGCTGCGTCTGTGATGGCTGGCGTCCTTGGTGGAGCTCAGACTGCAAATGTTCAAAACGGTTTACCTGTCCAGTATGGACTTGGAAATGATCCTCTTACTCATTATTTGGCCAGAATGTCAAGGCATCAGCTGCATGAAGTCATGGTTGAATTGAAG TTCCTAGCCACTCAAAATAAGGAACAATCCAAAACTTTGCTGCAAGGAATTCCACAGCTGCCGAAGGCCCTATTTCAG GCACAAATAATGCTTGGAATGGTGACACCACAGATG ATGCACATGGCAAAGAGCCAACAGCCCTCGGGCTCCTTATCACAATCTTCATCTCACCTCAATGAGCCATATCCACAGACAGATGCTATGATTCCGCTAGTCTCAAGACCTTCAAGTTTGCCAACTAACATACCACCGAACCCAACTGTCCTACAGGAACAAACTGCAACACTACATAGTATTCCTCAGCATCAACATGCATCCCAGCCCCTAGTCAAAATGTTTCCACATGGACATCAGTCTGGGATCGCCGCACAATCTCCAATGCTACATCAGCCCCTCGATGGTTCTTCTAGTGTTCCTACTCAATCTCTTGTGACCTCAGTAGGCTTAACCTCACAAGTTCAGCTACCATTGGTGCCACAGCACCCTGGACCATCTGTCATGCCTACAAGTGTACCACAGCTACCTTTGACCCACCCTCATCTTGCTCAG GTAGCTGTTGCACCTGAGACCCTACCAAATGAAATAAGTACTTTGGCAGAGTTTACCCATCCTTCAAAGTTGAGAAAATTGGAGGATGGAACCTCGGTGCCTGGAATAGTGAACAGCAGCCATGCTGTTTATACAGTTCCACTGCAAGCAGTGGGCCCTAGCGGACCATCAGGGAGCTATAGTGCTGGTTCTGTTAGCTTACAGCAACCAGGGAATGAAGAGCAG CTTACGCCTGATGTGGAGTCAGCTCTTCTGCAGCAAGTCTTGCAGCTGACACCCGAGCAGCTGAGTTCGTTGCCACCAGAGCAACAGCAGCAGGTGATTGAGCTCCAGAAGATGCTTTCAGTTAGTAAATAG